The proteins below are encoded in one region of Peptococcaceae bacterium:
- a CDS encoding ACT domain-containing protein has protein sequence MNSKRSKQFYMVSKDILPEAILKTAVVKEILTRGEALTVNEAVEMVGISRSAFYKYRDGIFPFYQAAKEKIVTFSLILEHRTGVLSNVLNTVAGMKGNVLTINQGLPLQGLAVVTLSIDTLEVTGDMEELIEKLQEIDGVKRVEIVAHS, from the coding sequence TTGAACAGCAAGCGCAGCAAGCAGTTTTACATGGTAAGCAAGGATATTTTGCCTGAAGCCATTCTTAAAACTGCCGTGGTAAAAGAGATTTTGACGCGGGGCGAGGCGCTCACCGTTAACGAGGCTGTGGAAATGGTAGGAATAAGCCGCAGCGCGTTTTACAAGTACAGGGACGGTATATTTCCTTTTTACCAGGCGGCTAAGGAAAAAATAGTCACATTTTCGCTGATCCTTGAACACCGCACGGGAGTCCTTTCCAACGTTTTGAACACAGTGGCAGGGATGAAAGGGAACGTCCTGACCATTAACCAGGGACTTCCCTTGCAAGGGCTGGCAGTTGTGACCTTGAGCATAGATACGTTGGAAGTTACCGGAGATATGGAAGAATTAATTGAAAAGCTGCAGGAGATTGACGGGGTTAAAAGGGTAGAAATTGTTGCGCATAGCTAG
- the spoIVA gene encoding stage IV sporulation protein A, whose product MESIFQDIAERTGGDVYLGVVGPVRTGKSTFIKRFMDLLVIPNIIDPFDRERATDELPQSGAGRTIMTAEPKFIPREAVEIQVKEGLSVRVRMVDCVGYTVPGAKGYEDETGPRMVKTPWSDEAMPFQEAAEVGTRKVIADHSTIGIVVTTDGSITEIPRENYLEAEARVVEELKELGKPFVILLNSVQPNDVATVELSQELEELYEVPVIPVDAAQLSQSAILQVLEEALFEFPVTEVNVSLPKWIEELEEDHWLRKNFENAVHETISDVRRLRDIDQAIEVLSKLDFVHEVVLDNMNMGTGTASIEMTAAEGLFYKVLNEKTGFQIEGDHDLLRIMKELGSAKAEYDKVAEALIQVRESGYGMVNPIISEIKLEEPELIKQGGLFGVKLRASAPALHIIRTDISAEITPLMGTEKQCADLARYITEKFQENPSQIWSYDIFGKSLHELVKESIQNKLQTMPENAQAKLKETLNRIVNEGSGGIICIII is encoded by the coding sequence GTGGAAAGCATTTTCCAGGATATTGCCGAAAGGACAGGGGGTGATGTTTATCTAGGGGTGGTCGGCCCGGTTCGAACAGGGAAGTCCACTTTTATCAAAAGATTCATGGACCTGCTGGTGATTCCCAATATCATTGATCCATTTGACAGAGAGCGGGCTACGGATGAACTGCCGCAAAGCGGAGCGGGCAGGACGATTATGACGGCGGAACCAAAATTCATCCCCAGGGAAGCGGTGGAGATCCAGGTCAAGGAAGGGCTGAGCGTCCGCGTGCGGATGGTGGACTGTGTCGGCTACACGGTGCCGGGCGCCAAAGGCTATGAAGATGAAACGGGGCCAAGGATGGTTAAGACTCCCTGGTCTGATGAGGCCATGCCCTTCCAGGAGGCGGCAGAAGTGGGAACGCGCAAAGTGATCGCCGATCATTCCACGATAGGGATCGTGGTAACAACTGATGGGAGCATAACGGAAATACCGCGTGAGAACTACCTGGAGGCGGAAGCAAGAGTTGTGGAAGAACTAAAAGAACTGGGCAAGCCTTTTGTAATTCTTTTGAACTCAGTGCAGCCGAACGATGTCGCCACTGTTGAGCTTTCCCAGGAATTGGAGGAACTTTATGAGGTGCCTGTAATACCAGTTGATGCGGCCCAGCTTTCCCAGAGCGCCATTCTTCAGGTGCTGGAGGAGGCACTTTTTGAATTCCCGGTAACTGAGGTAAATGTCAGCCTGCCCAAATGGATTGAAGAGCTGGAAGAGGACCACTGGTTGAGGAAGAATTTTGAGAATGCCGTCCATGAAACGATCAGCGACGTGAGGAGGCTCAGAGATATTGATCAAGCTATTGAAGTGCTATCCAAGCTTGATTTTGTGCATGAGGTTGTCCTGGATAATATGAACATGGGTACAGGAACCGCATCAATAGAAATGACGGCGGCAGAAGGGCTCTTTTATAAGGTTCTCAATGAAAAGACCGGTTTTCAAATTGAAGGTGACCATGACCTGCTGCGGATCATGAAGGAACTGGGTTCGGCCAAAGCTGAGTACGATAAAGTAGCGGAAGCGCTGATACAAGTAAGGGAATCCGGGTATGGGATGGTTAACCCCATTATTTCGGAAATAAAGCTGGAAGAACCCGAACTCATCAAGCAGGGAGGGCTTTTCGGTGTTAAATTGAGGGCCAGCGCTCCAGCGCTGCATATTATTCGCACTGACATATCGGCGGAAATCACTCCACTGATGGGCACGGAAAAACAATGCGCCGATCTGGCCCGTTATATAACTGAAAAGTTTCAGGAGAATCCTTCCCAGATATGGTCGTATGATATTTTCGGCAAGTCCCTGCATGAACTGGTTAAGGAGAGTATTCAAAACAAGCTGCAGACCATGCCTGAAAACGCCCAGGCTAAATTGAAAGAAACGCTCAACAGGATTGTAAACGAAGGGAGCGGGGGTATCATCTGTATAATCATTTAA